The Methanosphaera sp. BMS genome contains a region encoding:
- a CDS encoding glycosyltransferase family A protein: protein MDNDNYNVMNDFKFTVFLQIKTNANLKYSLESILNQTLPFEKNIQIIILNQSNDKNTDKTILEYYNRYPSNILLYSDTTSPIYDLYKKTSNLSKENIVFLLIQTIT from the coding sequence ATGGATAATGATAATTATAATGTAATGAATGATTTTAAATTTACGGTTTTCTTACAGATTAAAACAAATGCAAATTTAAAATATTCCCTTGAATCCATCTTAAATCAAACATTGCCCTTTGAAAAAAATATCCAGATTATAATATTAAATCAGTCAAACGATAAGAATACTGACAAAACAATATTAGAATATTATAATAGATATCCTTCAAATATTTTATTATATTCGGATACAACATCCCCCATATATGACCTTTACAAAAAAACTTCAAACTTATCGAAGGAAAATATTGTGTTTTTATTAATTCAAACGATTACATAG
- a CDS encoding CDP-glycerol glycerophosphotransferase family protein, whose product MDLKESPNNPLFSLNSTIILSEIFKKFIDSKSIDNDFILLNSILSIDERYGLVSCDNYYKRKSYDDEKTIDANNIIKELNNIQEFTTKEDNKSYSFLKYSLIYYIMDLIRNEELNNLKINETNKISSEIQNILQNIDEDYIATNPNVNFRYKSFIMYLKNSNRQLELSDSENKLYLKTGTFQIDELSNHRIWLDIVEINNDTLNISGLFNTHYDSKFIEIRAIIESHDKKTVNTCRQIFYPQNERKDVHYLSIPWMYRYNFNVDIPIENLHKTRISFEILYSDNEVEYSFNPLIEFRLTTYLSELGIYYVKEPYILLHDSKSISIIKYSFFKMFKLELRNILRIFRSNEKHKINACLMRTFYLMIYPFMKKKEIWLINDRIDNADDNAKHLFKYACKQKDAIDKYFIIDKDTDDYNELKKISPNILKYRSFKHKILYLFSSKRISSFLNEAFFNPYYNQKEYDDRKLYNNLVVSPRYFLQHGVISCDLTKHVKRYNHNLRLIVTSADPERQSFYDLDYNYPPGVVQALGLPRYDNLKLLDKKRIVLFIPSWRSYLDKNEELLINSDYFKSIVSLIENKEFRELLDKTGYKFVFKPHPELVKHVSLFENESVIIDVDSSFQQLFGESSILISDFSSVIFDFAYLKKPVIYYQPNDDYHYEKGYFDYETMGFGKVVTDENKLIELISNYIDNDCEMETEYQNRVDKFFKYHDQDNSKRVYKWIKDN is encoded by the coding sequence TTGGATTTAAAAGAATCACCTAATAATCCCTTATTTTCATTGAATTCCACAATTATACTATCGGAAATATTTAAAAAATTCATTGATTCAAAAAGTATTGACAACGATTTTATATTGTTAAATTCAATCTTATCCATTGATGAACGATACGGCCTTGTTTCATGTGATAATTATTATAAAAGAAAATCGTATGATGATGAAAAAACAATAGACGCTAATAACATTATCAAAGAACTAAATAATATTCAAGAATTTACTACTAAAGAGGATAATAAATCATACAGCTTCTTAAAATATTCATTAATTTATTATATAATGGATTTGATTAGAAATGAAGAGTTAAATAATCTGAAAATAAATGAAACAAATAAAATTTCCAGTGAAATTCAGAATATTTTACAAAACATTGACGAGGATTACATTGCAACAAATCCAAATGTTAATTTCCGTTATAAAAGTTTTATCATGTACCTGAAAAATTCTAATCGACAATTAGAATTATCTGATTCGGAGAATAAATTATATTTAAAAACCGGAACTTTCCAGATAGATGAACTTTCAAATCATAGAATCTGGTTAGACATAGTTGAAATTAACAATGATACTCTAAATATTTCCGGCTTATTTAATACCCATTATGATTCAAAATTTATTGAAATACGAGCTATTATTGAGAGTCATGACAAAAAAACCGTTAATACTTGCAGACAAATATTCTATCCTCAAAATGAACGAAAAGATGTGCACTATTTATCCATCCCTTGGATGTATAGATATAATTTTAACGTAGATATTCCTATTGAAAATTTACATAAAACAAGAATATCCTTCGAAATTCTTTATTCGGATAATGAAGTTGAATATTCCTTTAACCCATTAATCGAGTTTAGATTAACTACTTATTTATCTGAATTAGGTATTTATTATGTAAAAGAACCTTACATATTGTTGCATGATAGTAAATCCATTTCAATAATAAAATATTCTTTCTTTAAGATGTTCAAATTAGAACTTAGAAATATTCTTAGAATATTTAGGTCTAATGAAAAACATAAAATTAACGCTTGTTTAATGAGAACATTTTATTTGATGATATATCCCTTTATGAAAAAGAAAGAAATATGGCTAATAAATGATCGTATTGATAACGCTGATGATAATGCAAAACACTTATTCAAATACGCTTGTAAACAAAAAGATGCTATCGATAAATATTTTATAATCGATAAAGATACTGATGATTATAATGAACTAAAAAAAATAAGTCCAAATATCCTTAAATACAGATCTTTCAAACATAAAATATTATATCTGTTTTCATCAAAAAGAATTTCTTCATTTTTAAATGAAGCCTTTTTCAATCCTTACTATAATCAAAAGGAATATGATGATAGAAAATTATATAATAACTTAGTCGTCTCACCACGTTATTTCTTACAACATGGCGTGATTTCATGTGATTTAACAAAGCATGTTAAACGATATAATCATAATTTACGATTGATAGTTACATCTGCAGACCCTGAAAGACAATCATTTTATGATTTGGATTATAACTATCCTCCAGGTGTTGTTCAAGCGTTGGGTCTTCCTCGGTATGATAATTTGAAGCTCTTGGATAAGAAGAGAATAGTGTTGTTTATTCCTTCTTGGAGGTCTTATTTGGATAAGAATGAGGAGTTATTGATTAACTCGGATTATTTTAAATCTATTGTTTCTTTAATAGAAAATAAAGAATTCCGGGAATTATTGGATAAAACGGGGTATAAATTTGTTTTCAAGCCCCATCCTGAATTGGTTAAACACGTCAGTTTGTTTGAAAATGAATCGGTAATAATAGATGTGGACTCTTCGTTCCAACAGTTATTCGGTGAATCAAGCATTTTAATCAGTGATTTTTCATCAGTAATATTTGATTTTGCGTATCTGAAAAAGCCAGTGATTTATTATCAACCTAATGATGATTATCATTATGAAAAAGGTTACTTTGATTATGAGACTATGGGATTTGGTAAAGTAGTAACAGACGAAAATAAATTAATAGAATTAATAAGCAATTATATTGACAATGACTGTGAAATGGAAACTGAATATCAAAATAGAGTAGATAAATTTTTCAAGTACCATGATCAAGATAATTCAAAAAGAGTCTACAAATGGATTAAAGATAATTGA
- a CDS encoding CDP-glycerol glycerophosphotransferase family protein gives MEYQYKFSIIIAVYNVEDYLSECIDSVLNQSLNFKENVQLILVDDGSNDNSLNIAKDYQEKYPENIILLSQSNQGQSTARNYGLKYAKGKYVNFLDSDDYISTNTLEVVYDFFENHFNEVDVVAIPMTLFERVNLPHRLNDKFKTTRVIDLEIEPNMPQLSSSSAFIKYDSIKDYEFSTKLVNLEDALVINKIFLDKKRYGVVNDAEYFYRQRLNGSSTVDMMKENKKYFTNRLKNFYIELADYCNKKEGNIPKFIQYLFAYDLQWLLKLDTLEVFDNDEELDEFWNVLNKVLTYINMDCITDNKYIDEHVLPFFVYLKNNRDITTVKSENSLIVKSGNYNIEDFSEVVLWLDIVEYRKGCINFSGNIDLSFENKNMKVKVICESNGEVKEYDAKYVEYNNPKRQTLKYLGINWKYNYNFDINISVSLNDKLSFKIEYDDGQNQFTSIPHISFRESCGLSTSSAYFVKDSKIILFKNNQFNVLPYSFKSMLRYEISNIKRINYDKEPYYRIAIFTHIIYFLLYLFMKNKRIWLYSDRPDFADDNAKALFEYSCDIDDGVKKYFIVNKDSPSYNQMKKINKNIVAFGSFKHEILYLFAEKVISSYVNENFINPFHYFTPSLYSGLITSYRYFLQHGVTKDDVSEFIKKYDKNLSLIDCVSDMERESFLAEGYNFDSHVIQALGFCRFDNLTSNDTKKQILFAPTWRLELTNEEKFLQSQYYQTLKSFLNSEKLGNLLESSGYNLVFKPHPELNDYINLLEVPENVKISKNESYQELFRDSSILITDYSSVYFDFAYLKKPVIYYQKDDDYHYKEGYFKYEVHGFGSVIKSEDKLIVEIQEIIDRNCQMDEKYIKRVDIFFKYTDKNNCKRVYEWILNDS, from the coding sequence ATGGAGTATCAGTATAAATTTTCTATAATAATAGCGGTATATAATGTTGAAGATTATCTTTCAGAATGCATAGACTCAGTCTTAAATCAATCATTAAATTTTAAGGAGAATGTTCAGTTAATACTTGTTGATGATGGAAGTAATGATAATTCATTAAATATTGCAAAAGATTATCAAGAAAAATATCCTGAAAATATTATATTACTATCACAATCAAATCAGGGACAATCTACAGCACGAAACTATGGACTCAAGTATGCTAAGGGAAAATATGTAAATTTCTTGGATAGTGATGATTACATATCGACCAATACTTTGGAAGTAGTATATGACTTTTTTGAAAATCATTTCAATGAAGTGGATGTGGTTGCTATTCCAATGACCTTATTTGAAAGGGTTAACCTACCACACAGATTAAATGATAAATTTAAAACTACAAGAGTTATAGATTTAGAAATTGAACCTAATATGCCTCAATTATCTTCTTCTTCAGCATTTATTAAATATGATTCGATTAAAGACTATGAATTCAGTACTAAACTGGTTAATCTAGAAGATGCTTTAGTTATCAATAAAATATTTTTGGATAAAAAGAGGTATGGTGTCGTAAATGATGCAGAATACTTTTACCGGCAGAGATTAAATGGTAGCAGTACGGTTGACATGATGAAGGAAAACAAAAAGTATTTCACGAATCGTTTAAAGAATTTCTACATTGAATTGGCTGATTACTGCAATAAAAAAGAAGGAAATATTCCGAAGTTTATCCAATACCTATTTGCTTATGATTTACAATGGTTATTAAAATTGGACACTCTTGAAGTCTTTGATAATGATGAAGAGTTAGATGAATTCTGGAATGTACTAAATAAAGTACTTACTTATATAAACATGGATTGTATCACAGATAACAAATACATCGACGAACATGTTCTGCCATTTTTTGTATATCTAAAAAATAATCGTGATATTACAACAGTCAAATCTGAAAATTCATTAATAGTTAAATCTGGGAATTATAATATTGAAGACTTCTCTGAAGTTGTTTTATGGTTAGATATAGTCGAATATAGAAAAGGGTGTATAAATTTCAGTGGTAATATAGATTTATCTTTTGAAAACAAGAATATGAAAGTAAAGGTGATTTGTGAATCCAATGGTGAAGTTAAGGAGTATGATGCAAAGTATGTTGAGTACAATAATCCTAAACGTCAGACACTAAAATACCTAGGAATAAACTGGAAGTACAACTACAACTTCGATATCAATATTTCCGTTTCATTAAATGATAAGTTATCATTTAAAATTGAATATGATGATGGACAAAATCAATTTACATCAATACCTCATATAAGTTTTAGAGAAAGTTGTGGCTTATCTACATCAAGTGCATATTTTGTAAAAGATTCGAAAATCATACTATTTAAAAACAATCAATTTAATGTATTACCATATTCATTTAAATCAATGTTACGCTACGAAATAAGTAACATTAAACGAATAAACTACGACAAGGAACCATATTATCGTATTGCAATATTTACTCACATAATTTATTTTTTACTTTACCTATTCATGAAAAATAAAAGAATATGGCTATACTCAGATAGGCCTGATTTTGCTGATGACAATGCAAAGGCACTCTTTGAATACTCCTGTGATATTGATGATGGAGTAAAGAAATATTTCATTGTAAATAAGGATAGTCCAAGTTATAATCAGATGAAAAAAATAAATAAAAATATAGTGGCATTCGGATCATTTAAACATGAAATACTTTACCTGTTTGCTGAAAAGGTCATATCATCTTATGTAAATGAAAACTTCATAAATCCATTCCATTACTTCACACCATCACTTTACAGTGGACTTATAACTTCATACAGATACTTCTTACAACATGGAGTAACAAAGGATGATGTATCGGAGTTTATAAAAAAATACGATAAGAATTTATCATTAATTGATTGTGTATCTGATATGGAGAGAGAATCATTTTTAGCTGAGGGATATAATTTTGACAGTCATGTAATCCAAGCATTAGGGTTCTGTCGATTTGATAATCTAACTTCTAATGATACAAAAAAACAAATTCTATTTGCACCCACATGGAGACTTGAACTAACTAACGAGGAAAAATTCTTGCAGTCACAGTATTATCAAACACTTAAAAGCTTCTTAAATAGTGAAAAATTAGGTAACTTACTTGAATCAAGTGGATATAATTTAGTGTTTAAGCCACATCCTGAACTGAATGATTATATCAACTTACTTGAAGTACCTGAAAATGTTAAAATATCTAAAAACGAATCTTATCAAGAATTGTTCAGAGATTCATCAATTTTAATTACCGATTACTCATCAGTATACTTTGATTTCGCATATCTTAAAAAACCAGTAATATACTATCAAAAAGATGATGACTACCATTATAAGGAAGGATACTTTAAATATGAGGTACATGGATTTGGTTCAGTCATAAAGAGTGAAGATAAATTGATTGTTGAAATTCAGGAAATAATCGATAGAAACTGTCAAATGGATGAAAAGTATATAAAAAGGGTAGATATATTTTTTAAATATACTGATAAAAACAATTGTAAAAGAGTATATGAGTGGATATTAAATGATAGCTAA
- a CDS encoding glycosyltransferase: MNECKISIIIPIYNKEKYLDKCLQSILSQSFKDYEVICVDDGSTDLSLTILNEYADENSKFKVFSKTNEGPGSTRNYGLKKANGEYVLFLDADDYINNDTLDSLYNTAHNNNSDLVLFNATEHYKNKTNDRIYHIHVDENTDLENFTFDYNNNINLVMNGYHIVCTKLHRLDFIKEHKLKFSNSGEFEDVLFHIKSMIYAKRVSYNPKKFYQYNRKNEDSRQNNSIKTDKSFVLFDIYEEVYKFLQKENLFNKLEINYYKFVINESLNIYNSIKEEYKEELFNKIKNKFTQMNLDDNRINRLPITQQTFYTSILKSENTDFMKRNILFEKTKRNSKLFLLKLKNKII, encoded by the coding sequence ATGAATGAATGTAAAATATCAATTATCATACCCATTTATAACAAAGAAAAATACTTGGATAAATGCTTGCAATCCATTTTATCACAATCATTTAAGGATTACGAAGTAATATGTGTAGATGATGGATCAACAGATTTATCCTTAACCATATTAAATGAATATGCTGATGAAAACAGCAAATTCAAAGTTTTCTCCAAAACCAACGAAGGACCAGGATCTACTAGAAATTATGGATTAAAAAAGGCTAATGGTGAATATGTATTATTTTTAGATGCTGATGATTATATTAACAATGATACCCTTGATAGTTTGTATAATACAGCACATAACAATAATTCAGATTTAGTGTTATTCAACGCAACCGAACATTATAAAAATAAAACCAATGATAGGATTTATCATATACACGTGGATGAAAATACTGACTTAGAAAACTTCACATTTGACTATAATAATAACATTAACCTTGTGATGAACGGATATCATATTGTATGTACAAAACTTCATCGATTAGACTTTATTAAAGAACATAAGCTAAAATTTTCAAATAGTGGGGAGTTTGAGGATGTGCTCTTCCATATTAAGAGCATGATTTATGCTAAGCGAGTTTCATATAATCCTAAAAAATTTTACCAATACAACAGAAAAAATGAGGACAGCCGCCAGAACAACTCTATAAAAACAGACAAAAGCTTTGTATTATTTGACATCTATGAAGAAGTATATAAATTCCTACAAAAAGAGAACTTATTCAACAAATTAGAAATAAATTATTATAAATTTGTTATAAATGAATCACTCAACATTTACAATAGCATTAAAGAGGAATATAAAGAGGAGTTATTTAATAAAATTAAAAATAAATTCACACAGATGAACTTGGATGATAACAGGATTAATAGACTTCCTATAACTCAACAAACATTCTATACAAGCATACTCAAATCAGAAAATACTGATTTTATGAAAAGAAATATTTTATTCGAGAAAACAAAAAGAAATTCTAAACTATTTCTACTTAAACTTAAAAATAAAATAATATAA
- a CDS encoding glycosyltransferase family A protein, producing the protein MSSNENKPKMGIKKKIFDIRYYLYTNREYRRILKDIIFENKDINTFKRDTIITIEDNPKLNLDLSEDYIEEAILPKHFQHNTTHLPSGLKKLSFENNLYKEIIIDLFSNKIYFDAYKKITELNLFDTVYYEKEYKYNLSVPAIFHYLYRGHDEGKNPSSYFDGNFYEDFNPNCRKSNLNPLVYFVLKGMEEGLIKINKEFYQPKSINRLKLNDNIKTFDKYGLNKEERNRKIIISLTSYPLRMDEIAYTIYSLLNQKLKPDKIILWLAKEEFPNLEEDIPETILKFKKNGLSIHWYHNVYSYKKLIPTLKKYPNDLIVTVDDDIYYPQNWLEKLYNTHLSNPNDIIIHRARHMIMKNNKEFTDYTTWKLIKEETEASYLNFMTGAGGILYPPHTLYQDVFNEERFLELCKYGDDIWFWAMAVLKHTKFKVVDNCFYDLIYVNPAREVNLLNEETLWLNNRKGSNDRQIKAVVKYYPEITDIIQDNI; encoded by the coding sequence ATGTCTTCAAATGAAAATAAACCAAAAATGGGTATTAAAAAGAAAATATTCGATATTAGATATTATCTTTATACGAATAGAGAATATCGTAGAATATTGAAGGATATTATATTTGAAAATAAGGATATCAATACATTCAAAAGAGACACTATCATAACCATTGAAGACAATCCAAAATTAAATCTTGACTTAAGTGAGGATTACATTGAAGAAGCAATACTTCCCAAACACTTCCAACATAACACAACACATCTTCCTTCAGGACTAAAGAAATTATCATTTGAAAACAACTTATACAAAGAGATTATCATAGATTTATTCAGCAATAAAATATACTTTGATGCATACAAAAAAATTACTGAATTAAACCTTTTTGACACTGTGTACTACGAAAAAGAATACAAATATAATTTAAGTGTACCTGCAATCTTCCACTACCTTTACAGGGGCCATGATGAGGGTAAAAATCCTAGTTCTTACTTTGACGGGAATTTTTATGAAGACTTCAATCCTAACTGTCGAAAGTCCAATTTAAATCCATTAGTCTATTTTGTATTAAAAGGTATGGAGGAAGGACTTATTAAGATAAATAAAGAATTTTACCAACCAAAATCCATCAACAGATTGAAACTTAATGATAATATCAAAACTTTTGACAAATATGGATTAAATAAAGAAGAACGTAACAGAAAAATAATAATCTCATTAACATCATACCCCCTACGTATGGATGAAATAGCCTATACCATTTATTCACTTTTAAATCAAAAATTAAAACCGGATAAAATCATATTATGGCTTGCCAAAGAGGAATTTCCTAACTTAGAAGAGGATATTCCTGAAACAATATTGAAATTCAAAAAGAATGGCCTTTCGATTCATTGGTATCATAATGTTTACTCATATAAAAAGTTGATTCCTACTTTAAAAAAGTATCCCAATGATTTGATTGTAACTGTCGATGATGACATATATTATCCACAGAATTGGCTTGAAAAACTTTACAACACACATTTATCAAACCCTAATGACATTATAATTCATAGAGCCCGCCATATGATTATGAAAAATAATAAGGAATTTACAGATTATACAACATGGAAACTTATTAAAGAAGAAACAGAAGCATCCTACTTAAACTTTATGACTGGTGCCGGTGGAATATTATATCCACCCCATACATTATATCAAGATGTATTTAATGAGGAAAGATTCTTGGAGTTATGTAAATATGGTGATGATATATGGTTTTGGGCAATGGCAGTACTTAAACATACCAAGTTTAAGGTAGTTGACAATTGTTTCTATGATTTAATATATGTTAATCCAGCTCGTGAAGTAAACTTACTAAATGAAGAGACACTATGGTTAAATAATCGAAAAGGCAGTAATGACCGCCAAATAAAAGCTGTTGTAAAGTATTACCCAGAAATAACTGACATAATCCAGGATAACATTTAA
- the tgtA gene encoding tRNA guanosine(15) transglycosylase TgtA, protein MCIFLDFEIKYKDAMARIGKFKTPHGSVTTPNLMPVVHPGKQTLDVKQFGAEIVITNSYIIYKNEKLKQKALTDGVHSLIDFPGTIETDSGSFQLSVYGDIDITNEEVIKFQEDIGTDIGTSLDIPTAPYVKREEAEADLEVTLERAEEAINVRDKLLLNSVVQGSTFCDLREYCAREISKFDADIYPIGAVVPLMEMYRYSDLVDVVMYSMRGLPEDTPRHLMGAGHPMVFALTVAMGCDLFDSAAYILYANKDRFMMPDGTLKLEDMVEMPCSCRVCCEYTVDDLRQMKQEDRAKLIAEHNLHISFAEIRRIRQAIVDGELMKLVELRCRSHPFLLDGLRRLKEYTEDMEHLNPSSKRSAFFYTGYESLYRPEVKRHLEKLANLTPNSKNLIVMPHTNKPYTRYVFKEHIKKYTDKLVQYYTNSQNLDTDFSDSDVVVCDVPFGIIPLGLDEFYPLAQNESPSIMDDDAKKFIKQQLEEYIKGYDNVIIHKNLVEKLDLTGLYEVNDTLSLPDKSISDFDRLKDIADYQFGSGAGEALFGNNQNNIKIEKSRKTGKIRHVYEDGKIIVNMRANDGFLILSDLGAIRLHEKFNYPMHRVVVSEDVEEFAVAGKSVFNKFVVECDESIRRNDEVLIVNRNDELLAYGKALLSSYEINDFDNGQAIKTRKMKNR, encoded by the coding sequence ATGTGTATTTTTTTGGATTTTGAGATTAAATATAAAGATGCTATGGCACGTATTGGAAAGTTTAAAACACCACATGGAAGTGTTACAACACCAAACCTTATGCCTGTGGTTCATCCGGGCAAGCAGACTCTTGATGTTAAGCAGTTTGGTGCGGAGATTGTTATTACTAATTCATATATCATTTATAAAAATGAGAAGCTTAAACAAAAGGCACTCACTGATGGTGTTCATAGTCTTATAGATTTCCCTGGTACTATTGAAACCGATAGTGGATCGTTCCAGTTATCTGTCTATGGTGATATTGACATTACAAACGAGGAAGTCATTAAGTTTCAGGAGGATATTGGTACTGATATTGGTACTTCATTGGATATTCCGACGGCTCCTTATGTTAAGCGTGAAGAGGCCGAGGCCGACTTGGAGGTTACGTTGGAAAGGGCTGAGGAGGCAATTAACGTACGTGACAAGTTGCTCTTAAATAGTGTTGTGCAGGGTTCTACTTTCTGTGATTTAAGAGAGTACTGTGCTAGGGAAATCAGCAAGTTTGATGCGGATATTTATCCTATCGGTGCGGTTGTTCCTCTTATGGAGATGTATCGTTATAGTGACCTGGTTGATGTTGTCATGTACTCGATGAGGGGTCTTCCTGAGGATACTCCACGTCACTTGATGGGTGCCGGTCATCCGATGGTGTTTGCTCTTACCGTTGCTATGGGCTGTGACCTCTTTGACAGTGCCGCTTATATATTGTATGCAAATAAGGATAGGTTTATGATGCCTGATGGTACTTTGAAGCTGGAGGATATGGTTGAAATGCCTTGTAGTTGTCGTGTGTGCTGTGAATATACTGTTGATGATTTACGTCAAATGAAGCAGGAAGATCGTGCCAAGTTAATTGCAGAGCATAATCTTCATATTAGTTTTGCCGAGATTAGACGTATCAGGCAGGCTATTGTTGATGGAGAGCTTATGAAGTTAGTAGAATTACGTTGCAGATCTCATCCATTCTTACTTGACGGGCTTAGAAGACTTAAGGAATACACTGAGGATATGGAGCACTTGAATCCTAGCAGTAAACGTTCAGCATTCTTTTACACCGGTTATGAATCATTATATAGACCTGAAGTTAAAAGACATCTTGAGAAGTTAGCTAATCTCACCCCTAATAGCAAAAATCTGATTGTAATGCCACATACCAATAAGCCATACACGAGATATGTCTTTAAGGAACATATAAAGAAATACACTGATAAGCTGGTGCAGTACTATACGAATAGTCAAAACTTGGATACTGACTTTTCTGATAGTGATGTTGTCGTGTGTGACGTGCCTTTTGGTATCATACCTCTTGGATTGGATGAGTTTTATCCGCTTGCACAGAATGAATCACCATCTATTATGGATGATGATGCCAAAAAGTTCATCAAACAACAACTGGAAGAATACATCAAAGGATATGATAATGTAATTATTCATAAAAATCTGGTTGAAAAGCTTGACTTGACCGGATTATATGAGGTTAACGATACGCTCAGTCTACCTGACAAGTCAATATCCGACTTTGACAGATTAAAGGATATAGCCGATTATCAATTTGGAAGTGGTGCAGGTGAAGCACTGTTTGGAAATAATCAAAACAACATTAAGATAGAAAAAAGCAGAAAGACAGGTAAAATCAGACATGTGTATGAGGATGGAAAGATTATCGTCAATATGCGTGCTAATGACGGATTTTTGATATTGAGTGATCTTGGTGCCATAAGATTACATGAAAAGTTCAACTATCCTATGCATCGGGTTGTCGTATCGGAGGATGTTGAGGAATTTGCCGTTGCGGGCAAGAGTGTGTTTAACAAGTTTGTAGTTGAATGTGATGAATCAATACGACGTAATGATGAAGTGTTGATTGTTAACAGGAATGATGAATTGCTGGCATATGGTAAGGCATTACTGTCAAGCTATGAGATTAATGACTTTGACAATGGCCAGGCGATAAAAACTAGAAAGATGAAGAACAGGTGA
- the pyrI gene encoding aspartate carbamoyltransferase regulatory subunit, whose translation MKVTEKKHLKVKSIKNGTVIDHITANRALSVLNILNLPDEDTSLTVAMNVESPDMSRKDIVKIENRELSQDEVDKLVLIAPNATINIIRDYEITRKARLELKDEISDVITCSNPNCISNSNEPIKTKFYVQSKKPVILRCHFCERTMDLDDIEEQF comes from the coding sequence ATTAAAGTGACAGAGAAAAAACATTTGAAAGTTAAATCTATTAAAAATGGTACTGTTATAGATCATATAACTGCCAATCGTGCATTAAGTGTACTTAACATATTAAACCTGCCTGATGAGGATACTTCCCTTACTGTGGCTATGAATGTGGAAAGTCCTGATATGTCACGTAAGGATATTGTTAAAATTGAAAATAGGGAATTATCACAGGATGAAGTTGATAAATTGGTACTTATCGCACCTAATGCTACTATCAACATTATCCGTGACTATGAGATTACCCGTAAGGCAAGACTTGAGCTTAAGGATGAAATCAGTGATGTCATTACCTGCAGTAATCCTAACTGTATCTCCAACTCAAATGAGCCTATCAAGACCAAGTTTTACGTTCAAAGCAAAAAGCCTGTGATTTTAAGATGTCATTTTTGTGAACGTACCATGGACTTGGATGATATTGAAGAACAATTCTAA
- a CDS encoding secondary thiamine-phosphate synthase enzyme YjbQ, with the protein MIIESITIDSAEKCELINITSNINEIIGKNNVESGLVNISTRHTTSGIIINEDESGLKEDIVNVLEEIIPYKNYLHDRIDNNARSHLMATITTPTQTLPIVDGRLSLGTWQSIFFLELDGPRLNRKVTISILRD; encoded by the coding sequence ATGATAATCGAATCAATAACCATTGATAGTGCCGAAAAATGTGAATTGATTAATATTACATCGAATATCAATGAGATTATCGGTAAAAACAACGTTGAAAGTGGACTTGTAAACATTTCAACCAGGCATACGACAAGTGGCATTATCATTAATGAGGATGAAAGTGGATTGAAGGAGGATATTGTTAATGTTCTTGAGGAAATTATCCCCTATAAGAACTATCTTCATGACAGAATAGACAACAATGCCCGTAGTCACTTGATGGCGACAATTACAACGCCGACACAGACTTTGCCGATTGTCGATGGCCGATTGTCATTAGGTACTTGGCAGAGTATATTCTTTTTGGAGTTGGATGGACCCCGGTTAAATAGAAAAGTTACAATATCTATTTTAAGGGACTGA